The following coding sequences lie in one Megalodesulfovibrio gigas DSM 1382 = ATCC 19364 genomic window:
- a CDS encoding DUF6651 domain-containing protein, which yields MHEFSPAPQTAPDLAALLARLEQLEQRLAAAAPIPAVSATPPPAIPAAPAAAPAPGVPAESLPSPAQPVQPAQAIQAGRIKELEAALAARDEQLKTLLVSNVILNSVFLREKTVLPPSIAMEVFGRIFTVEEVDGVATAVAHAPDGSAIMSREDPARLAGPEEALELYIMQYYPERDAILRASHAGSGAAGNAERQSRAGMIIPRNDAKAFAANLEAIARGEVNVR from the coding sequence ATGCACGAGTTTTCCCCTGCACCGCAGACGGCCCCGGATCTGGCGGCCTTGCTGGCCCGTCTGGAGCAGCTGGAGCAGCGGTTGGCTGCTGCCGCGCCTATCCCGGCAGTCTCGGCAACCCCGCCCCCGGCAATTCCGGCAGCCCCGGCGGCTGCGCCCGCCCCCGGGGTGCCTGCCGAGTCCCTGCCGTCCCCCGCCCAGCCCGTCCAGCCAGCCCAGGCCATTCAGGCCGGCCGCATCAAGGAACTGGAAGCCGCCCTGGCCGCCCGCGACGAGCAGCTCAAAACCCTGCTCGTCTCCAACGTCATCCTCAACTCGGTGTTTCTGCGTGAAAAAACGGTGTTGCCGCCGTCCATCGCCATGGAGGTCTTCGGCCGCATCTTCACCGTGGAAGAGGTGGACGGCGTGGCCACGGCCGTGGCCCATGCCCCGGACGGCTCGGCCATCATGTCCCGGGAAGACCCCGCCCGTCTGGCCGGCCCCGAGGAGGCCCTGGAGCTGTACATCATGCAGTACTACCCCGAGCGCGACGCCATCCTGCGGGCCAGCCATGCCGGCTCCGGTGCGGCCGGCAACGCCGAGCGCCAGTCCCGCGCCGGGATGATCATCCCCCGCAACGACGCCAAGGCCTTCGCCGCCAATCTCGAAGCCATCGCCCGCGGCGAAGTCAACGTCCGCTAA
- a CDS encoding serine/threonine-protein kinase, whose product MTILLCFSDQRDLAGVHSWPVPLGQAGDHPVAVGGGWRRQMHLAGDLSGGRRRCLALPGTLSRGGAARRGECAMLQAIVAGGGRGQLGITQALTAGSAGRLALRTSMDAAPLQGRTAVETMSPAVRGRLACPAVCLPPLVAQSPSRRVLLDGEDISHRLRACTIRQDREDPHLRLTLAGVDAALAERLDRIREAAAPVLVVEALGRAWRFVVTAVAREDHLATVQAASAGILLDAPHAGAVSLETGAGPRSAREAATAVLAPASLCWEMEDFPLPAWTSLHDTPVTLAARIASAAGGVLRSTAEGGFRIRPRHPHGPAILPLARATLQVRAEETLLGLTVTDDPGQPWGAVHVLGAAGEAATPLVELEHVGGAEAVVRVYWRITGPDVLRLAPWVSAGRVQRLGPAVEAMAERVSFVAGQATASRPVLRLLQSPAWVGSHGGAVQAGGRSEMLQAAAGVHGLADIRYLTAFDRYLLREVDQAEALFVMGVAPAGAVAVTVRSSLRPDPTVHPVHPDVLEEPLAGSRRAAVLAAEAVLLGTCLPRRMVTARIPCDPTVEDGMLVRVQSAGAGVDGHFSLVGWSLHCEGASCIHTLEGVSWRM is encoded by the coding sequence ATGACCATTCTGTTGTGTTTCTCCGATCAACGCGACCTCGCCGGGGTCCATTCGTGGCCGGTGCCCCTGGGGCAGGCTGGCGATCATCCCGTGGCGGTCGGCGGCGGCTGGCGGCGGCAGATGCACCTGGCAGGGGATCTGTCCGGTGGCCGGCGGCGTTGCCTGGCCCTGCCCGGGACGCTGTCCCGCGGCGGCGCGGCCCGGCGGGGCGAATGTGCCATGCTGCAGGCCATTGTGGCCGGGGGCGGTCGCGGCCAGTTGGGGATCACGCAGGCCCTGACCGCCGGAAGCGCCGGGCGTCTTGCGCTGCGCACCAGCATGGACGCCGCCCCCCTGCAGGGCAGGACGGCTGTCGAGACGATGTCGCCTGCGGTCCGGGGGCGGCTGGCCTGTCCTGCCGTCTGCCTGCCGCCACTGGTGGCGCAATCGCCGTCCCGCCGCGTGCTGCTGGACGGGGAGGACATCTCCCATCGCCTCCGGGCCTGCACCATCAGGCAGGATCGGGAGGATCCGCACCTGCGCCTGACCCTTGCCGGGGTGGATGCCGCCCTGGCGGAGCGCCTGGACAGGATCCGCGAGGCCGCCGCGCCCGTGCTGGTGGTGGAGGCGCTGGGCCGGGCGTGGCGCTTCGTGGTCACTGCGGTGGCGCGGGAAGATCACCTGGCCACGGTGCAGGCTGCGTCTGCCGGCATCCTGCTGGATGCGCCGCATGCCGGGGCCGTCTCCCTGGAGACGGGGGCCGGACCGCGCAGCGCCAGGGAGGCGGCGACGGCCGTGCTCGCGCCCGCGTCCCTCTGTTGGGAGATGGAAGACTTCCCCCTGCCGGCCTGGACATCGCTGCACGATACGCCGGTGACCCTGGCGGCGCGGATTGCCTCGGCAGCCGGCGGCGTGCTGCGGAGTACGGCGGAAGGGGGATTCCGCATCCGGCCCCGGCATCCCCACGGCCCCGCTATCCTGCCCCTGGCCCGGGCAACGTTGCAGGTCCGGGCGGAGGAAACCCTGCTGGGCCTCACTGTGACGGACGATCCCGGCCAGCCCTGGGGCGCGGTGCATGTGCTGGGCGCTGCGGGCGAGGCCGCCACGCCCCTGGTGGAGCTGGAACACGTGGGCGGGGCCGAAGCCGTGGTTCGCGTGTACTGGCGGATCACCGGCCCGGACGTGCTGCGGCTGGCGCCCTGGGTCTCGGCCGGGCGGGTGCAGCGCCTCGGGCCGGCCGTGGAAGCGATGGCCGAGCGCGTGTCCTTTGTGGCCGGGCAGGCCACGGCCTCGCGGCCGGTGCTCCGGCTGTTGCAGTCGCCGGCCTGGGTGGGCAGCCACGGCGGCGCGGTGCAGGCCGGTGGGCGCAGCGAGATGCTGCAGGCCGCTGCCGGCGTCCATGGTCTGGCCGACATCCGGTATCTGACGGCCTTTGACCGCTATCTGCTGCGCGAGGTGGATCAGGCCGAGGCGCTCTTCGTCATGGGCGTGGCCCCGGCAGGCGCGGTGGCCGTGACGGTGCGCAGCTCCCTGCGGCCGGATCCGACCGTGCATCCCGTCCATCCGGATGTGCTGGAGGAACCCCTGGCCGGCTCGCGGCGGGCGGCCGTGCTGGCTGCAGAGGCCGTGTTGCTGGGGACCTGCCTGCCCCGGCGCATGGTGACGGCCCGCATTCCCTGCGATCCGACCGTGGAAGACGGCATGCTCGTTCGGGTGCAGTCGGCCGGGGCTGGCGTGGACGGGCATTTTTCCCTCGTCGGATGGTCCCTGCACTGCGAAGGGGCCTCCTGCATCCATACCCTGGAGGGTGTGTCATGGCGAATGTAG
- a CDS encoding ATP-binding protein, with product MLIGLPGSVRLNLMLVVLAGVFPVLAVVLGSGLELRRHEIEEAGLTTLRLAEYYAHQQEGETARIRTVLAALAEDPAVRALDVPACTQLFRNVLLANPNYVNFALMAADGEALASALPFTRQNLSDRKEFQAVMTTGGFAVGEYALGKVSKVQILPCAHPVRNAEGDLSGVLIATLRLQDMATVFDGARLPPDSFVGLADREGRRLYRYPVQGQATVGQMIAPEVWNRVRDAPRQLLFTGTSTEGVRRVYALRRVSLGGDAPYLNIFVGISEKYILSQADAVTRQYLVWLVVSLLASTVFAMLVGKYGIQDKVSRLAQVAQRLGAGELSARTGLTGGSGSLGVLAQAVDHMAQALERDRADRENAEHALQESEERYRTLFEHSMDAIAVQEGMPPRISWVNPAFCRLLDYSAEEIYAMSPAQMWEMVHPDDRETVRQSLLARLSGQAEEVRYHFRILRKGGESRWVDVTGRRLRHSSRPMNMSIYRDVTEEHETRVLLAQAKDAAELASKAKSEFLANMSHEIRTPLNGIMGMLQLLDIDGLDAEQSEYVTTALQSCKRLTRLLSDILDLSRIEAGKMSIVVESMRIEEVFSHLGDLFLATTRDAKVALRFHLDPALARPLLGDAIRLQQVLINLVGNALKFTPAGSVTIEAYPLAARQPGQVRALFSVTDTGIGITPQNRGQLFKPFAQTTNGFTRQYQGAGLGLAICKRLVELMGGEIMVDSAPGEGTAVHFCITFDLPDSADETQAAAVVPAAAPEPGSLAGLRVLVAEDDRVGAMVAVKLLAAAGATVAVAEDGQQALDILRRERFDVVLMDVQMPVLDGVEATRAIRRGEVGEEQARLPIIAMTAYAMLGDREMFLDAGMNGYIAKPAAIETLIQAIRDALAPGVIASSAAAGLAANGP from the coding sequence ATGCTGATCGGCCTCCCGGGATCGGTCCGGCTCAACCTGATGCTGGTGGTGCTGGCTGGGGTCTTCCCCGTGCTGGCTGTGGTTCTTGGCTCGGGCCTGGAACTCCGGCGGCACGAGATTGAGGAGGCCGGCCTGACCACTCTGCGTCTGGCGGAATACTATGCCCATCAGCAGGAAGGGGAAACCGCCCGCATTCGGACCGTCCTGGCGGCCCTGGCCGAGGACCCCGCCGTGCGCGCCCTGGATGTGCCCGCCTGCACGCAGTTGTTTCGCAATGTGTTGCTTGCCAATCCCAACTACGTGAATTTTGCCCTCATGGCCGCGGACGGCGAGGCCCTGGCCTCGGCGCTTCCCTTCACCCGGCAGAACCTGTCGGACCGCAAGGAGTTCCAGGCGGTCATGACCACGGGCGGGTTTGCCGTGGGCGAATACGCCCTGGGCAAGGTCAGCAAGGTGCAGATTCTGCCCTGTGCCCATCCCGTGCGCAATGCCGAGGGGGACCTGTCCGGCGTGCTCATCGCCACCTTGCGGCTGCAGGACATGGCCACGGTGTTTGACGGAGCCCGGTTGCCGCCGGATTCCTTCGTGGGCTTGGCCGACCGTGAAGGCCGGCGGCTGTATCGCTATCCTGTCCAGGGGCAGGCGACTGTCGGTCAGATGATTGCGCCGGAAGTCTGGAACCGGGTGCGCGATGCCCCCCGGCAGCTCCTGTTCACCGGAACCAGCACTGAAGGCGTGCGCCGGGTGTATGCGCTCAGGCGGGTTTCTCTTGGGGGCGATGCGCCGTATCTGAACATCTTTGTCGGCATTTCCGAGAAGTATATCCTCAGCCAGGCCGATGCTGTCACCAGGCAGTATCTCGTGTGGCTGGTGGTCTCGCTGTTGGCCTCCACGGTATTCGCCATGCTGGTGGGCAAATATGGCATTCAGGACAAGGTCTCCCGGCTGGCCCAGGTGGCGCAGCGTCTGGGCGCGGGCGAGCTCTCGGCCCGCACGGGTCTGACTGGCGGCAGCGGCTCCCTGGGGGTGCTGGCCCAGGCCGTGGACCACATGGCCCAGGCCCTGGAGCGCGACCGCGCCGACCGCGAGAACGCCGAACATGCCCTGCAGGAAAGTGAGGAGCGCTACCGGACCCTGTTCGAGCACTCCATGGATGCCATCGCAGTGCAGGAAGGGATGCCGCCGCGCATCAGCTGGGTTAACCCGGCCTTTTGCAGGCTGCTGGACTATAGCGCCGAGGAAATCTACGCCATGTCGCCGGCGCAGATGTGGGAGATGGTGCACCCGGACGACCGGGAGACCGTGCGGCAAAGCCTGCTGGCCCGGTTGTCCGGGCAGGCCGAAGAAGTGCGGTATCATTTCCGGATCCTGCGCAAGGGCGGCGAAAGCCGTTGGGTGGACGTGACCGGCCGCCGCCTGCGCCACAGCAGCAGGCCCATGAACATGTCCATCTACCGGGACGTGACCGAGGAGCACGAGACCAGAGTCCTGCTGGCCCAGGCCAAGGACGCCGCCGAACTGGCCAGCAAGGCCAAGTCCGAGTTTCTGGCAAACATGAGTCACGAGATCCGCACGCCCCTCAATGGCATTATGGGCATGCTGCAACTGCTCGACATCGACGGGCTGGACGCCGAACAGAGCGAATACGTGACCACGGCGTTGCAGTCCTGCAAGCGGCTCACGCGGCTGTTGAGCGACATTCTGGACCTCTCCCGCATCGAGGCGGGCAAGATGTCCATCGTCGTCGAATCCATGCGCATCGAAGAGGTGTTCTCGCATCTTGGGGACCTGTTTCTGGCCACCACCAGGGACGCCAAGGTGGCGCTTCGCTTCCATCTGGACCCGGCGCTGGCCCGGCCCCTGCTGGGGGACGCCATCCGGCTGCAGCAGGTCCTCATCAATCTTGTGGGCAATGCGCTCAAGTTCACCCCGGCGGGCAGTGTCACCATCGAGGCATATCCCCTGGCGGCACGGCAGCCGGGGCAGGTGCGGGCGCTTTTTTCCGTGACGGATACGGGCATCGGCATCACGCCGCAGAATAGGGGCCAGTTGTTCAAGCCGTTTGCGCAAACCACCAACGGCTTTACCCGCCAGTACCAGGGGGCCGGGCTGGGATTGGCCATCTGCAAGCGGCTGGTGGAGCTCATGGGCGGTGAGATTATGGTGGACAGCGCGCCCGGTGAGGGCACCGCCGTGCACTTCTGCATCACCTTCGACCTGCCAGACTCCGCCGACGAGACGCAGGCGGCGGCGGTTGTTCCGGCAGCAGCGCCCGAACCCGGCTCGCTGGCCGGGCTTCGCGTGCTGGTGGCTGAGGATGACCGGGTGGGGGCCATGGTCGCCGTCAAGCTGCTTGCTGCTGCCGGGGCCACGGTGGCGGTGGCGGAGGATGGGCAGCAGGCCCTGGACATCCTGCGCCGGGAACGGTTCGATGTGGTGCTGATGGATGTGCAGATGCCGGTGCTGGACGGCGTCGAGGCCACGCGGGCGATTCGCAGGGGCGAGGTCGGGGAGGAACAGGCCCGGCTGCCCATCATCGCCATGACCGCCTATGCCATGCTCGGCGACCGGGAGATGTTTCTGGATGCAGGCATGAACGGCTACATCGCCAAGCCGGCAGCCATCGAGACGTTGATCCAGGCAATACGGGACGCGCTGGCCCCGGGGGTCATCGCCTCCAGCGCAGCAGCCGGGTTGGCCGCCAACGGCCCGTGA
- a CDS encoding transglutaminase family protein, translated as MRLAIEHRTVYRFSGPVFLEPHTVRLTPRGDPAQRLEAFSLGVLPAAQAMSHHLDALGNAVHRCWFLDMTAMLEIHTTCVVETLRANPFDFLPESPDQPGQPADSSATQALAPALVRAFREPEDVAAVSMLAREAGGQAAQDALGFCTRLCGLLHQRIETVTRRESGVLGPAAVLAAGGAACRDMALVFMDCCRTQGLPARFVSGYQHPAIDTDADGADSERDLHAWAEVYVPGGGWRGFDPTHGLLVADRHVAVAAAPCWEDTMPVTGSFRGTGAAAVLEHAVEIRELEPAAGTEPGGTLFTR; from the coding sequence GTGCGCCTGGCCATTGAACACCGCACCGTGTACCGCTTTTCCGGGCCGGTGTTCCTGGAACCGCACACCGTGCGGCTGACGCCGCGGGGAGACCCGGCCCAGCGGCTGGAGGCCTTCTCCCTGGGTGTCCTGCCAGCGGCCCAGGCCATGTCGCATCATCTGGATGCCCTGGGCAATGCCGTGCACCGGTGCTGGTTTCTGGACATGACGGCGATGCTGGAGATTCACACCACCTGCGTGGTGGAGACCCTGCGGGCCAACCCCTTCGATTTCCTGCCAGAGTCGCCAGACCAGCCAGGCCAGCCGGCTGACTCCTCCGCTACGCAGGCCCTGGCCCCGGCCCTGGTGCGGGCGTTCCGGGAGCCGGAGGATGTGGCGGCGGTCTCCATGCTGGCGAGGGAGGCGGGAGGGCAGGCCGCCCAAGACGCCCTAGGGTTCTGTACCCGATTGTGCGGGCTGCTTCACCAGCGCATCGAAACCGTGACCCGCCGGGAGTCGGGCGTGCTGGGGCCGGCGGCGGTGCTCGCCGCGGGAGGCGCCGCCTGCCGAGACATGGCCCTGGTGTTCATGGACTGCTGCCGGACGCAAGGGCTGCCGGCGCGGTTCGTTTCCGGCTATCAGCACCCGGCCATCGACACAGACGCCGATGGCGCCGACAGCGAGCGCGACCTGCATGCCTGGGCCGAGGTCTACGTCCCCGGCGGCGGCTGGCGGGGGTTCGATCCCACGCACGGACTGCTGGTGGCGGATCGCCATGTGGCCGTGGCGGCGGCTCCCTGCTGGGAAGACACCATGCCCGTCACGGGCAGCTTCCGTGGCACTGGAGCCGCGGCGGTGCTGGAGCATGCGGTGGAGATTCGCGAGCTGGAGCCTGCCGCAGGCACCGAGCCCGGGGGGACACTTTTTACACGATAA
- a CDS encoding P22 phage major capsid protein family protein, which yields MPTDLSAITPKLLAQGVITLRQHSVMPRLVNADFGVEAARKGAVIDVPVPTAMSSAAVEPAATAPALDGLAAASVPIAMDQWREAPFYLTDKDMLSVMDGAIPMQAAEAIKALANYVDAYLLGLYGGVSQAVGTAGTTPFGTDLAAITAARKVLSSASAPKTDRRFVMDPDAEANALMLRAFQDASFAGSAETIQEGDITRKLGFDWFMDQNVPLHVAGSVGGTAGTPTVLKAGAAAAAGATSLTVTCGATNALSLKAGDLLTIEHDDATYAVADAVTIAAGADGVVRLTAGLKQATAGGETLAVLGNHAVNLAFHRDAIAFANRPLVDAAEGLGSMIQSVTDPVSGLSLRLEVSREYKRTRWSYDILFGAALVRPELACRVLG from the coding sequence ATGCCCACCGATCTTTCCGCCATCACTCCCAAACTTCTGGCCCAGGGCGTCATCACCCTGCGGCAGCACTCCGTGATGCCCCGGCTGGTGAATGCCGATTTCGGCGTGGAAGCAGCCCGCAAGGGCGCCGTCATCGACGTGCCCGTGCCCACGGCCATGAGCAGCGCCGCCGTGGAGCCCGCCGCCACCGCCCCCGCCCTGGACGGCCTGGCCGCCGCCAGTGTGCCCATCGCCATGGATCAGTGGCGGGAAGCCCCGTTCTATCTGACGGACAAAGACATGCTCTCCGTGATGGATGGGGCCATCCCCATGCAGGCTGCGGAAGCCATCAAGGCTTTGGCCAACTACGTGGATGCCTACCTGCTGGGTCTGTACGGCGGGGTGTCCCAGGCCGTGGGCACGGCCGGCACCACGCCCTTCGGCACGGATCTCGCGGCCATCACCGCGGCCCGCAAGGTGCTCTCCTCGGCCAGCGCCCCCAAGACCGACCGCCGCTTCGTCATGGATCCCGACGCCGAAGCCAATGCGCTGATGCTGCGCGCCTTCCAGGACGCCTCCTTTGCCGGCTCGGCCGAAACCATCCAGGAGGGCGACATCACCCGCAAGCTGGGCTTCGACTGGTTCATGGATCAGAACGTGCCCCTGCACGTGGCCGGCAGTGTGGGCGGCACCGCGGGCACTCCCACGGTGCTCAAGGCCGGTGCTGCGGCGGCTGCAGGCGCCACCTCCCTGACCGTGACCTGTGGCGCGACCAATGCCCTGTCCCTGAAGGCAGGGGACCTGCTGACCATTGAGCACGATGACGCCACCTATGCCGTGGCCGACGCCGTGACCATCGCCGCCGGCGCCGACGGCGTGGTGCGCCTGACTGCCGGGCTCAAACAGGCCACTGCGGGCGGGGAGACGCTGGCCGTGCTGGGCAACCACGCCGTGAACCTGGCCTTCCACCGGGATGCCATCGCCTTTGCCAACCGCCCGTTGGTGGATGCCGCCGAGGGGCTGGGGTCCATGATCCAGTCCGTCACCGATCCCGTCAGCGGCCTGTCCCTGCGGCTGGAGGTCTCCCGCGAATACAAGCGCACCCGCTGGAGTTACGACATCCTCTTCGGCGCGGCCCTGGTGCGGCCGGAACTGGCCTGCCGCGTGCTGGGGTAG
- a CDS encoding ATP-binding cassette domain-containing protein, with protein MTSTPLPVSSSGAAPALASAHVLPDAATRQALENSLAMEVLRLFAFIAGPQGPASAVTAQERAFIVGFFETFFPRDVTAFFLARFEERRREQAAAEGASPRETTEAFAQRLNQRLDYPEKIFCLLTLYGFLASDRTQELPLRAVRSIAALLRIENRDLAFIEHHFGLAEAPARVLARSNILALNITGDPETADVYLPFPGLDLVVYKIQTTYCIHKKNDLYKVTAEGINLRHNFSTRISQHVGLHIEDHSLRYHDLLLHFRNKVRPLEASLYLAQRGVELRITPERPENALARVDIHGSHIILSVLNAEQGVITRNGQPVHTWRHLTLNDVVHCNGFRLDPRELFYSVSGNQEVALPEDAQDQDQEEPGLVVTNDIKGDIFIQDALPDKWTARLRKEAHGWRFVPLTCPYQAYVNGHARAGSLHLAPGQTLFIHNAFLTPQANGRTVRTRLFSFRHLVADRVTYRFGDGDPALDEISFSVDYGEMACIMGPSGCGKSTLLKALCGLLTPDSGTVKLDSFDLHRQFPRLRDYIGYVPQEDLLLPNLTVWENLYYHARLRFPELPRPEVEARLDAVLASIRLRDKKHQRVGALEDAMLSGGERKRLHIGLELLAGAAVYFLDEPTSGLSSSDSDNIMELLADIALSGKIVVAVIHQPSSRIYKSFDKACILDHGGRLAFFGPPSRALEYFQHHDVPLEEGLLGEVECPHCKRVQPESLLQVMEESLRDIDGALLGERKYSPLYWKRRFRRTVVSSWVRSVQLPMQHELPPARVPSSAERWTQFLTLAGRTFRHKMRDRANLGITFLAAPLLALGAGFIMKYTPGAEYSLYTNDLFPSFLFVAVISTLFLSLTNSVDEVIGDGALFLRERMLHIPRRLYLTAKLLVLMCFAVLQNVLFVLSSFLMLEVRELYWEYVVALTCLSLCGVSLGLCISSVPKLSSRAALNTAPLALIPQIILGGALIEYERMNRDLRFSDSSPIPEICQIMPSRWAYEGLVVLQETRNSYDTTHDAMAAAFKAFKYKRETLIQTRGEAWYAAHEAQMQQDLDSFRQSRKHRHGNKNIHDAVSLGEQRRKDLDADGRADAAQPLFVRAKPVPGLLAWLPGLAERQIPTPIYNMLVLLFFSLVLHLASLGLLHWREALLTGRWRPTRLLRWRR; from the coding sequence ATGACCTCCACGCCCCTCCCCGTTTCCAGCTCCGGCGCCGCACCCGCGCTTGCTTCCGCCCATGTTTTGCCGGATGCCGCCACCCGGCAGGCCCTGGAAAACAGCCTGGCCATGGAGGTGCTGCGGCTGTTCGCCTTCATCGCCGGGCCGCAGGGGCCGGCCAGCGCCGTCACCGCCCAGGAGCGGGCCTTCATTGTCGGCTTTTTCGAGACGTTTTTCCCGCGCGACGTCACCGCCTTTTTCCTGGCCCGCTTTGAGGAACGCCGCCGGGAACAGGCTGCCGCCGAAGGCGCATCCCCCCGCGAGACCACCGAGGCCTTTGCCCAGCGCCTGAACCAGCGCCTGGACTATCCGGAAAAGATCTTCTGCCTGCTCACCCTGTACGGCTTTCTGGCCTCGGACCGCACCCAGGAACTGCCCCTGCGGGCCGTGCGGTCCATTGCCGCCCTGCTGCGCATCGAAAACCGGGATCTGGCCTTCATCGAACACCACTTCGGCCTGGCCGAAGCCCCGGCGCGGGTCCTGGCCCGGTCCAACATCCTGGCCCTGAACATCACCGGCGACCCGGAAACCGCAGATGTGTACCTGCCCTTCCCGGGCCTGGATCTAGTGGTGTACAAGATCCAGACAACCTACTGCATCCACAAAAAAAATGACCTGTACAAGGTCACGGCCGAAGGCATCAACCTGCGGCACAACTTCTCCACCCGCATCTCCCAGCACGTGGGCCTGCACATTGAGGACCACTCCCTGCGCTACCACGACCTGTTGCTGCACTTCCGCAACAAGGTCCGCCCGCTGGAAGCCTCCCTGTACCTGGCCCAGCGCGGCGTGGAGCTGCGCATCACCCCCGAGCGGCCGGAAAACGCCCTGGCCCGGGTGGACATCCACGGCTCCCACATCATCCTCTCCGTGCTCAATGCCGAACAGGGCGTCATCACCCGCAACGGCCAGCCCGTGCACACCTGGCGGCATCTGACCCTCAACGACGTGGTCCACTGCAACGGCTTCCGCCTGGACCCGCGCGAACTCTTCTATTCCGTCAGCGGCAACCAGGAAGTGGCCCTGCCGGAAGACGCCCAGGACCAGGACCAGGAGGAACCCGGCCTGGTGGTGACCAACGACATCAAGGGCGACATCTTCATCCAGGACGCCCTGCCAGACAAATGGACCGCCCGCCTCAGAAAGGAAGCCCACGGCTGGCGCTTCGTGCCCCTCACCTGCCCCTATCAGGCCTACGTGAACGGTCACGCCCGGGCCGGCAGCCTGCACCTGGCCCCCGGGCAGACGCTTTTCATCCACAATGCCTTCCTCACCCCCCAGGCAAACGGCCGCACCGTGCGCACCCGGCTCTTCAGCTTCCGCCATCTGGTGGCGGACCGGGTGACCTACCGCTTCGGCGACGGCGACCCCGCCCTGGATGAGATCAGTTTTTCGGTGGACTATGGGGAAATGGCGTGCATCATGGGCCCCAGCGGCTGCGGCAAGTCCACCCTGCTCAAGGCCCTGTGCGGCCTGCTCACCCCGGATTCAGGCACCGTGAAGCTGGACAGCTTCGACCTCCACCGCCAGTTCCCCCGCCTGCGGGACTACATCGGCTACGTGCCCCAGGAAGACTTGCTCCTGCCCAACCTCACGGTGTGGGAGAACCTGTACTACCACGCCCGGCTGCGATTCCCCGAACTCCCCCGGCCCGAAGTGGAAGCCCGCCTGGATGCCGTGCTGGCCTCCATCCGGCTGCGGGACAAAAAACACCAGCGCGTGGGAGCCCTGGAAGACGCCATGCTTTCCGGCGGCGAACGCAAGCGCCTGCACATCGGCCTGGAGCTGCTGGCCGGCGCGGCGGTGTATTTTCTGGACGAGCCCACCTCGGGCCTGTCCTCCTCGGATTCGGACAATATCATGGAATTGCTGGCGGATATCGCCCTGTCCGGCAAGATCGTGGTGGCCGTCATCCATCAGCCAAGCTCACGCATCTACAAGAGCTTCGACAAGGCCTGCATCCTGGACCACGGCGGCCGGCTGGCTTTCTTTGGCCCGCCTTCCCGGGCGCTGGAATACTTCCAGCATCACGATGTGCCCCTGGAAGAAGGCCTGCTGGGCGAGGTGGAATGCCCCCACTGCAAGCGCGTGCAGCCGGAAAGTCTGCTGCAGGTCATGGAGGAAAGCCTGCGGGACATTGACGGCGCGCTGCTGGGCGAACGTAAATACTCCCCCCTGTACTGGAAGCGCCGCTTCCGGCGCACGGTGGTCAGCTCCTGGGTGCGCAGTGTGCAGCTGCCCATGCAGCACGAGCTGCCCCCCGCCCGGGTACCCAGCAGCGCCGAACGCTGGACCCAGTTTCTCACCCTGGCCGGCCGCACCTTCCGCCACAAAATGCGCGACCGCGCCAACCTGGGCATCACCTTCCTGGCCGCCCCGCTGCTGGCCCTGGGGGCCGGCTTCATCATGAAGTACACCCCGGGCGCCGAGTATTCCCTGTACACCAACGACCTCTTTCCCTCTTTCCTCTTTGTGGCCGTCATCTCCACCCTGTTCCTGTCCCTGACCAACAGCGTGGACGAGGTCATCGGCGACGGCGCGCTTTTTTTGCGCGAGCGCATGCTGCACATTCCGCGGCGCCTGTACCTGACGGCCAAGCTGCTGGTGCTGATGTGCTTTGCCGTGCTGCAGAACGTGCTGTTCGTGCTGTCGAGCTTTCTGATGCTCGAAGTGCGCGAGCTGTACTGGGAGTACGTGGTCGCCCTCACCTGCCTGTCCCTGTGCGGCGTGTCCCTGGGGCTGTGCATCTCCTCGGTGCCCAAGCTCTCTTCACGGGCAGCGCTCAATACCGCGCCCCTGGCCCTCATCCCGCAAATCATCCTGGGCGGTGCGCTCATCGAATACGAGCGCATGAACCGGGATCTGCGCTTTTCCGACAGTTCGCCCATCCCGGAGATCTGCCAGATCATGCCCTCGCGCTGGGCCTACGAAGGCCTGGTGGTGCTGCAGGAGACCCGCAACAGCTACGACACCACCCATGACGCCATGGCTGCAGCCTTCAAAGCCTTCAAGTACAAGCGAGAGACCCTCATCCAGACTCGGGGCGAAGCCTGGTACGCAGCCCACGAAGCCCAGATGCAGCAGGATCTGGACAGTTTCCGCCAGTCCCGCAAACATCGCCATGGCAACAAGAACATTCATGACGCCGTGAGCCTCGGCGAGCAGCGCCGCAAGGACCTGGACGCCGACGGACGGGCCGACGCCGCCCAGCCCCTCTTCGTGCGGGCCAAACCCGTGCCCGGCCTCCTGGCTTGGCTGCCAGGACTGGCGGAGCGGCAGATTCCCACCCCCATCTACAACATGCTTGTCTTGCTGTTTTTCTCGCTTGTCCTGCACCTGGCATCCCTGGGCCTGCTGCACTGGCGCGAAGCGCTGCTCACGGGCCGTTGGCGGCCAACCCGGCTGCTGCGCTGGAGGCGATGA